agaagatgatgctctATAGTTAGCTCTGTGTACtcgaggaagaagcatcTAGAAGAGCGCAGAGGTGAGGAGGCATGTCCCATTTGTCACGTCATAGTCGACCGCAGAGGTTGAGCCGGGAACTACACTATGTATCTCTTTCAAGTAGCAAACGCCATCAGATTGATGCGTCATATACTCAGAGCCTAGCTGTCTAGCTGATGCAGAAACGATTCTTTCGTTTTACCTCGAAGGGACTTTCCCAAAAACCAAAATAATATGCCAAAGCTACAGAAGAATGTGATCAAGGCCATGAGTGTCATGACAGGCGCGAGATAGCCAATCTCGAGCGTCCAGGGCGTGATAAACTTGCCGAAACCATAGCCCCACAGATTCTTGTTGCTATTATCATCATTAGCTGAAAAGAGAACAACTGAAACGTGAATGTGACTTACATAGTAATTGCAACAAAAATAGCGCCTGTGGCTGGTTTGTAGCTGTCAACGGCATAGGTTGATGCTATGCTCGGCAAACTCGTTACTTGCATTCCGAGACAAGTATACCCGACGATGACAATGACCTGCCATGACCATAGCCGACTGTAACCTACCCCAACCACGATAAGGCCAATGATCATGATCAAGGTGTAGGGGAGCATGGTGATTAGTCTCATTTCGGGCTCTCTAATACCTCGGTTGCGCTTGGTAAAATAATTTGCAACCCAGTCTGACAGTGGGCCAGACGTGAATAAGCCAATCATTTGCCCTACAAAAATCGCGAAATTGGTAAATCCGACCTGCTCAATCGAAAAATTATAAGGCGGCGCTCCAAAGAATTGTTGTTGGGTCAAGTTGGCCAGTAGGAAGCCAGATGCTGAAAACGAAACCACAAACGCGGCAAATTCGACGATGGGAAAGGCGAGTAGGTACCATGGAAGCCATAACTCTTGCAAGATGTTTCCGTGATATGAGCCCCAGGGGCTGAATTGCTTCAGAGATGGGTGTCCTCGCGATAGCCAATGATCCTGAGGTTGCTCATTGGAAGCGTTTTCTGAGTGGTCTATAACTGAACTGCCCTTTAACTCCGGCAGGTCAGCGGGTTCAGAGGGTTCCGAAACCGTTTTGGCGTGTGACTTTCGAGGAAATCGTGTTTCCGGAAGAAGCCCGATGTTGAGAAACAGGGTGAAGATAAGAAGACCCGTGTTGAACCACCAGAAGCTCCTCCACCCAAAACGTTCAGCCATACTGCCAGCTATAATGGGACCAATCTATCAAATATTAGCAATGCGTCATGTTCAACGAGTGCACGCACGAACAGCAAGAGACCCAAAGTAAATCGTAAAGTATAATGTCTGGTATTTGCCGCGGTCGTGGAGAAAGATAACGTCGGCAATTATTTGCGGCATCATACTTTCGCAAGGACCGGCGCCAAAGCCGTTGAGGCTAATCAAGGTTAGTAATTTAGCGCATATATTTATGCACTGGGGGCGAATCTTACGCAGATGCTCCGAGAAACGATTTGTAGCTGGTGGCTCGCACTCTCCAGATTGAAGAGACGGTACATACTAGGgtgctgaagatgagagcTGGCCTTCTGCCAAAGCACGTCGAAATCGGAATCCATACTAAATTACTAAAACCGAGTACCAGTATTGTCACAGCTAGAATTTGTAGTTAGTGGTGACTGCAAATTGGATGACAAGTTCTCATGGTTGGCGGAATCTCACCAGTCGTCTGAACGGCATCAGCCAAATCAATGTTCCACTCTTGCATATACAATCCTATCCAGAGAAAAACGTTAGGGTGTCAGAAAGCTATAGGCGTCATCATTTGGGATACTGACCGAAAAGAGGTGCATTCGCAAGAGGACCAAGATTTTGACTGATAGAGACAAAGCTAACGCAAAGCAAAGTCGTCCATTTCCATAGCAAAGTCCAGTTCAGAGGATCGAGGGGGTCATCGGAAGGCTGGGGAACGAGGACGCGCCCCGCTTCTTTACTATTGCTGGATTTGATGAAATGGTGGGATCCAACATCTGTCATCACCTCAGTGCCGGGATATATCGAAATGTCGAGCTCATTCTCGATGTCCTGGAGAGTGCGGTCTCCTACTATTTGGCTCATGGTGATTGAAGGCAGCAGTCGAGGCCGGCTATGCACAAAACTCAAGCTGGAGCCACATGAAAGAAATAAACAGCTCGAAGGGAGAGACTTTCTTTATATAATGGGTGGATGGCAAGGGTACATCTAACTGCGAGTAATGCACTTGGTCCACCAATCGAATTCCGAGATAGCAACACTGGGGAAGCCCCCGAGGCCGCAGATTGAGCCGGCGAAGTACATGCTCTAGATGTTTAGCCGGGCATTAAGGTGGCCAGCGACATGGGTTTTTACAACGTCCAAGTAAGCCATCCATCATTAGTTCGTCAATCGGCAATAAGGCACCGTTCTGTGCTCCATCGCCGGCCTACACCACCAATAGTCCAAGCATCATTGGTTACGCAAGCTTTGCGCTGATCCGCCCCCAGATTTACCAATCGTTAGCGCAAATTATTTTCTATCTACGCCGTAATTAGTTAGCAAGCCGACATGTTCCATTTGATGAGATATCCCCGCATTATGTGATAGCCAACTGCCGGGCATCTCTGCTGCTGGTGAATGTGAGCACGATGTCCTCCATAACTTGAAGCCCCGTTGAGGCCTGGGGCTGATGCTTCACATGTGATTATCAACAGGCACATACACTAGCTAATCAGGGGAGTTGCTGATGAAACATGATACGTCAAGTTGTGTTCGTTTTGGGCAAATGGTGTAAAGAGGAACGTCAAATTGTTAATCTCAGCTTACATCTATTTTTAGTCGAGCGTTCTTGATACATTTCACGCAATTTACTCGATAGGTGTAGAGATTGACCAGGCTCCTACAAGAATGGCATTCATGCGATGCTTGTCTTTTAGACAGTACATCTCGGGGACTCAGCTGGAGTTAGTCTATCCtttcaaagagaagaaaagaaaagtcttCCGTCATCTCATATTTACGATTCGATTGTACGACGTTCTAATATTGCACAATGCCTTGTGGTGCCGCGTAATCGATTCGGGGGTACCATCTGATCAATCTCCGTGGGCCCTCTCGGCAGGCAATGTTATACACGGACAAAGGCCAAAAGCAATCTAATCAGATGcaaaagttaaatatatttaGAGTTGATACAACGCTGACAACTATATTGATAAGCTAAGATCCAGATCGATCAGCTGGGAGGCCATTTTGTATACTCTTAAGACAGAGAGCCAAGACCGGATATGCGGAACGGTATACACCAGTATCGGAGATTCACATGCAAATATTGGAAAAAGATAAGTAAACAAAATATGTCAAGAGATAAGCATTCATTCCTAGTAGCTTCTAATTTCGCACGGGATactgctggcgctgctaaGCGTAAAGCCAAATGTTGAAAAGGTATCAAACATAAAGATACTGCAATGTACAAGAACTCTTGGCGCTTTACTGAATCCTTTATGGACTTTTCTCTATTGCTCTACTGGACATCTATAGGTTTAGATGAcgttattattactaatatgCTTTGTAATTTGCCACCGGTCTCCTTTATAGGCAGTTATAAACAATGTCGCAAGAGGAACTTTTACTAGAGAAACCAGTAACGTAGGGGCAGTATAATCAGCCATATCTATCTATCACAGATTTTGAGTGGCATATTATGTCTAATTAGTCCATATACAACATTGAAGCGGCTCTGGGGATCCCAAGCCATAGAGTACAAAGCCAAACTGATGCATGGCGATAGTGCCTTTGAGAAATACTTTCGAGCAATGGGCGCCGGCAAATTGTGATTTGATAGAGCATTGATGCTATATATATCCTACCGCTCTTCTCGGCTATTTCTCTACTCACTCTGATGCAGAATCCCGATGGTATTGTAACTTTGGAATCTTTTTCATTCGCACCGCCCTTGAAAACTAGCCTCGTAGTTTCAAATGTTCCTAGAAATTCCGAAGGCTTGTGGCATTGATTACGAATACTAAGATAATGTATTTGATGCTATGCCTCATTTACAAGGGTGTGATGGCGCATGCTTGCTCTTTGGTTCTTCTACGAAGGCGTACATTATTATCGCTTGCCAGGTTCATACTGGGCATAGCAGGTACAGCTGCTGTCAACTTTTCCGCACACATTACGGCCCACCAACGGAGCTTGGTAATAACACAGACATGATAAATAGAGTTTAGAAATATCACTAGCTGACGAATGGCGCAGGCTATCAACAATAGTAATGCGGCTGTGCTGTATCTACATCTTATGCTCTGATATTGGCTTCTGGAGCTCAACAGCACCCAGATTGAAAGAGCTCAGCACGCTTGAGCGGGCAATTCgaccttttccctttttagGAAGATCTCATTATATGCTATGCATACTCGTGCGGTAAAAAATATTCTGATCGCAACCCTAATTGTCATCTTACAGTACTATTCTCAACTGTTCCCGTAGAACAGAGTATATTGATGACGAGTCAGGGCTGACCTGGTAAACCATTATCCGGGCCTTGCTAACAAGGGTCTACCCTTCAACAATGTTTACTAAATGCTTCCTCATTCACTACCAAATGCTAGTTCCATTTTTAGTGCCAGTTTATGTTGCCGCGATGGACTGCCGTAGCGCCTCCCCCGCAACTTCTCCGCCATACTTGTTTGTTTTCCCCAGCCAGCTCATGCTGGGCTCATAGTAGATACAGATTAATTATTAAGCAACCAATACCTACCTAGAGATGTAGCTTTAAaaaagcctttttttttttttttgcgttaCAGGAAAGCTCTTCTACCAAAATGATGCAGCTATTGCTTATAACATCTCGCTACTCCTCAACCGCAGCTGGGTCAAATCAGTAACGTCGGCAGCCTAACATCCACTGTCGACTTCATACATACACCTCCGACTGAACGGGATTAAATCCAAGTTTTACAACACTATACGtggagaaagggaagaaacaGTGTGATACTAAGCAACCATGGTAATAGAAGGCAATATTAGCACTGCAATCAGGGATAAAAAAGATGCAGTGAGGCTTACCGACAACTTCACCAACCATAGTTTCCTGCACGATAGCTTCTGCATTTCTGTTCAGCAAGTCGGGGCCGTAGCTTGACATTATCCATGTACGTGAATGAGAGAATTTTTCCAAACCTTttgtatataaatatttaatatgCAAACCGCCAGCTTGCTTTCTTCAGCGCATCTGCAACTATAACTTGCTCTCGAAAGCGGGTGATGCCACAGCACTTTCTGCCTTCTGGTATGATTGCCTGACCTCTGTCGCGCTCtgagtttttatattacgCTGCTCGCTCTCCGCAACCACTTGCAGGAATGCGTTTTCAACGTCATGTTCGGATAACCACAAAAGATCAGGTCTGCTCGTCATTCTAGTTCTGagagcttcatcttcctcttccggCGTCGCAAAAGTTGGAGCTTTACGATTCATCAGGCTGTGAACAATGCTCAATAAGCGTGCCGTGTGAGGTCTTCGCGTTTGGTCATAGAGTGTCAATGCCTGCTGAATATTTTCCGGAGAAAATGACGAGCTGCCAGAGCCAAAAGCATGCTTAAAGGCCAGGCCAAGAGCACGAGAGTCATCGAGAGCCAGCGAACCACCCGCGGCAAACGAGCCTCCGTGGGTGTGCGCCGCATCGCCTACCAGAGTGACTCGTGAAGCTGGTATCCACGTCTGGAGGGACTCGCCCGCATAATTGGGGTAGAGGCGAGCGTGGGGCGTCAGCTCTGTTAGAGCTTTAATAACTGGATGCCAGTCCTGTTGAAATGTTAGCTGAGGAAACTACCAATGTCAAGAAAGAATTCTTACCTTGTATTTTTCTCTTAAGAACTGGACATTGCCGACTTGGTCCCACGTAATAGCCTTTTCCAACTCTTCAGCACTGCGCCCGTCGTCGTATGCACCAACAACGGTATATTGTCCCTTGCCTTTCTTCGGTCAGTATACTTCGCATAGTTACATTTAGGAATGTTGGGCATGAAAATACCAAGtttagaagaaaagaatgagtCCTTGGTTCCCCACTAATAGGTTGTTAGCAGATTCAACGTCAAGGCGAGATGGGTCAGCTAACCCAGTGAGCAGCGTCAGCTGGCAAGTCGGGAATTTTGCCCTCCACTAGGGATGCATCAAATGTAGATCTCATAAAAACCTTTCCGCTGAATCTCAGCTTATAGtcaggaaaaaaagacgctCTGActtgctggtgctgatatTAGCATTTTACAACTGAATATAGATTGAAAATAGGAACTCACTGATCGAATTCCATCTGCCCCTATCAAAATGTCTCCGTGGGCACTAGAACCATCCTCAAAATAGAGCACCACACCATCATCATTACTTTCAGCACGAGATATCTTCTTATTTAGATGAATGCGTTCTTTGGGGACATGTTTAGCCAAGGCGGCGTGGATATGTCCCCTGTGGAATCTCGCCGTCTGGTGGCGAGGGTCAGGAACGTTGCCAAAAGTATCTACTGATACTACCTGGTTTGTCTTCCAATGTCTTTTGTCATACTATTAGCGAGCCTCACAACTTGCAGCGCCATATTAAGAGATACTGCACCTATATATCTGAGGTATGCCGCTTGGTCCTCTGAACCCGAGCTCGTTGCCCAAAGCCTCGTCAATGCCAAGTTTTTCCAGCGTCCGCAAGCCCTACATCTCATAAATCAGCAAAATATAGACAAAAATAAACGAATTTCACAGGCCCCATGAGGCTTACATTAGGACTGAGAGCAATGCTGGCTCCAATTTCTCGCAGCTCTGCGGCTTGCTCATACAGCTGGATGTCTAGATTTGCAATCTCAGATATGCGTGTGAGTGATATAGCGGTTGCCAGCCCCGCAATACCAGCGCCTGCAATTATAATGCGGAGGCGCTCTTCAGTGTTTGCCATTTTTGCAACCTTTGCCGTTTTGTTTCTGTCTTGAAAAGGTAGTGAAGATTGGGATTCGATGAAATACCTTGTCAGCCACACGCAAACCTGGCGCACTATTTTATATCCGGCAGAGAGTTAGCCTAATTAAGCTCATGATCCCACCACATCTTGCGAATTTCTAATCTGCAATCGAGAAATGCTGAGATAGACTGATTTTCGGGATGGACTATGGAAGCAAAGGTAGAAAGATATGTAAGAGTTTAACCGGAAGTGGGTTGATACGTTAATATTGAGAGGTATGATAGGTCTAGCACAAGCACGTCAACACCACGACCATGACGCAAGGCCACTAGATTAGATAACATGGCAGCGGCATTGGTACGAGGTTTGCGACTTCGGTCAACGAAAGACATCTTGCGCCCTCTCTCCGGTTTTGATGTGGGAATAATTCAGTAGGTAAGTTTCTGCAGTTCGGTAGTGTAAGTAAACTCCATATCATGCTGATTGTAGGCGCGTTTTGCATTGCGGTCCCGGTCTCCTTTGGGAAAGGGTAGACATCGATCTTTAGTGATGACGATCGACACCATTACAATTGCGCCATGTCTTAGAATACGGGGCCATACGTTAATAATCACATGAAGAGCGCATTCAAGTTGAGTATTATATAGAAGATTCGGTTCATATGCTGGTTATTGTCACTTTATTAAACATTCTCAACAAATATGTCGTTAAAAGTTGCATATGAGGAAACAACACACTCGCAACCAGACTCCCAGGATGCGGGTAGTTCTGCCGGACCTACGCTCAAATTATCCGATCGCTTAGCTGATGAGAGCTACAAGCTCTTTTCAAAGGTGCAAGTATCAGATCCAACGCCAGAAGAAGCCCGGAAAATTCGCAACAAATGCCTATGGAGAATACTTCCATTTCTTTGCATCGGATATCATCTGATGTATGTTGATAAACAAACAGTATGTTGGTGATATCTAAATGTTCGACGAGAGGCTGCTAATATACAGGACGATTATTTGTATAGCTAGGAAGCTCAGCCATATTAGGCATCCTTGAAGATGCACATTTGAACGCGAGCCAATATAATTGGCTCTCTTCAATATTTTATTTCGGCTACATGGTAGCTGAATGGCCACAGAATTGGGCTCTTCAACGTTTCCCTGTTGGAAAATGGTTAGCTGGGAATCTCATAGTATGGTATGTAGAGCAAAGTTTTCTTCATCGAGAGCTCATACACAAGCTGTGATATTGACTTTTATAGGGGTGGTATAACGTTACTACATATTCCTTGTAATAACTTTGCGTCGCTCTTCGTCGTCCGCTTCCTACTGGGGTTGAGCGAAGCTTGTATAGTTCCTGCGTTTTTGCtctccatgtccatgtttTTCACATATCAGGAACAAGCCATCATGATGTCAGTCATGTGGTCCATTGGCAATTCCAGTCCAATCACTTCTGGCTTTCTCTCATATGGCGTCTTATGGATCAAGACCGGGTCATTTCACCCTTGGAAATGGCTTATGGGTACGTATACTCTACTTGACATGTTGAAAACAAGCTGCTAATCTTACATTGATAGTCATTACTGGTGTTTTGACCATCATTTTCGGCATTTTGGTGTATCTGTTCTTTCCTGACAGCCCACTTCACGCGAAATTCCTCACATACGAAGAACGGGCTCAAGCAGTTTTGAGGATAAAGGAGAACAATTCTGGTATTGAGAATAAGCACTTCAAAAAGCATCAGTGAGCAAATCATATTGCTTCAATTTTTCAGTTATTGACCTTTCCGTCATAGATTCATCGAAGCAGTGAAGGATCCCAAGACATGGCTGTTTGCCTTGCATGCACTCTCTCAAGAGATGGGCAACGGAATTAACAACCAGACATCGTTAATTATTAACTCGTTTGGGTTTACTGTTTTCCAGACAACGCTACTTAGCACTGTATCTGGCGTCATAGCCTTTTTCACGCTCTCGGCAGCTGCGATTACATCATACAAAACTCGGGTAGGTTGCTGATAATAATCTTTGGCGCTTCATTCTAACAACTTATCTAGAACGCCCGAGCTTGGATATCACTTGTGGCATACATACCTGCCGTGATTTCCAGCATTCTTCTGTTGGGTGAGTACTCTATCTTGAAAGTTCTGTGAAATGACTCTTACCATCTTAATGCAAAGCTTTGCCATGGTCCAATCGCTGGGGTCTCATAGTGGGCGTTTGGTTGCGGTATACAACTGGCGTACCGTATGCCGTTGTCATGATATGGGCCGCCAATGCTTCCGCTGGTCATACAAAGAAGACGACCGTCATTGCTCTCTATCATATCGGGTACGGATTGGGAAATATTATTTCGCCTCAGCTGTTTGAGCCTCGATGGAAACCTCGATATAAACCCACGTGGATCATTTTATTGATCGTAAGTAGGACTACGCCCATGCCACCTTTATATCCGCTAATGCTTACCAGTTCTCTGCGATTCTTCCTTCAATCGTTATCGGCATCCTTCGAGTGTACTTATCGCGTGAGAATAAACGTCGTGACAAGCTCGAAGCGGAAAACGTTGTTGCCAGAAACGGATTTGTGGAAACTATAACTACTGACGGAAGCAAAGTTGTCCATGAAGTAGATACTAATCAGCTGGATTTGACGGACAGAGAAAATCTCAAATTGTAAGTAAAACCGAGATACCCTGAAGTCATACATTGATGTTAACGATATATAGTCGATACGTTCTTTAAATATGCCCAAATCCTAACAGATAACAAATCTACCTCATTTATTAGACTTTGAATATACTATTTGGCAATATTCCCGCTTTTGCATTCCTCTTGATGAATTGCCATTGCTTGACACCTTCATCCCTTGTCTGTGGCTGCATGCAATTGGTTGCCTGTCCGAATAGATGAAGACAGGCGTTTGTAAGCTGCCGCGATGGTACGTGGTTACCTCACAAGGTACAATTAGTAAGAAGATGAATATACTAAGACACGTTACTATTGATTACTCTCCAATTATTTGATTCATAACGCATGGATGGTCCATTTAATATCTAGAATTGTAGGCCTTGGTGATTTAATTCGGAACGGAAATGGCAGTGGTCGCTCCTAAATTTAGGTAGCCTACGATAGGATGCTCGTACTGTGGCATTTGTAAGGGCTGGGGGCTCATAGACATTGGTCAATGTACATTAATATAGTTACCATAGTCGGTGCCATGGTAAAGGGGGaaatatatacatgtatgtttGAAGGTGGGGCGATTAAACCcccaagggagaagagattGTCCATATTTAGGTTGTTCCCAGCCACTGATATTGGTGACCTGCACCCATATAAACGTATGTGCGCTCATTTAGTAAACGTCTCCACTGCTCTCACAATAAATTCAGCCGTTTCTTTTGGTTTGCTGAGCATTGGTGAGTGGCTGGTATGGATTTGTTCAACAACGACTTCCCCTCCTTGATCTTTGGCGTGTTGAGCAATACCCAATTGAACCTCGGTAGGGAAAGTCCTGTCATCTGTCGTAATCAAATATCGGGTTGGAACATCCTTCCAGCCTGAGTAGACGCGCTCTCCACTATCTGTGAGAGATTTCAATGAGTGGTTTAAAAGTCGGCCAACCCAGTAGTTGCCTTCCTCTTCCGGGAGATCGTGATAGAACAACTCTCTTGTGTCAACAATAAGTGTGGCGTATCCTTTCTCCGTATCTGCTTTCCAAAAGGGCGGCGGGTTTCCCCCGATACCTTCAAGAAAGCCAATGCCTGTCATACAGTAGCCAGTCGCCATCATAGCAATGCCAATGACACGTCCAGGCCTTTCACTTGTAACTTTAGTCAGACCTTTGACAGCACTTGGGCCCACCATTCCACCGTACGAGTGAACCACAACGACAACATCTCGTCCTTGCGATGTTTCAGCTAAAATAGCCTTTCTTGCTTCATCAATGTCGTCGGCTATGCCCTTGCTTGGATCGGAAAGAGTTGTAGGGAGAGTGATGCAAATTGTCTTGTAGCCTTGAGGTTCCAATTCGGCAGTGACTTTGCCCCATGTATCAGGGCTGTGCCATGCACCAGGCACGAACACGAGAGTAGGCTTCGAAGACATGATTGGGTTGATATAGAAACTGAAGAACTTTCTGGCTTtctagaaagaagaagagattgcaGGTTTATAATGAGACGACTTTGGTGCTATTTGAATCATGTTTGAGGGCAGCATGTCCAGCTTTTATAGAGACATGACTCAGTGCCGGATAATGCTCATATAGCCTTAGCATCCGAGTCTTTTTCGTATTTGTTGACATTTTACTATCTCCTAAACTGGGTCCATCTTGAGACAAGGAGAATACTTCTGCTGATCCATAATTCTGTGCAGTTTCCGATTGGGGTAGGCACAAGTCCGTATCTGGTAATCTGACTTCTCTGCTTGCAAAACTtactttttaagctaattaatacttttctAGTCGCTAATTAGAATGGAAACTTGACAGTGGCATGCCAACTCTAATACAACTAGACTTTCAGTCTTAAGTCATGGTTCTCGCTACATGAGGTGTTAAATAGACTACCCGTTAATCTAACTGCCAGTGGCCAACTACCTACTTAGGAGTAAATCGTAAGCAGtgctaaaattaaaaaacctgTTGCCCAGGCAGTCGCAGTCCGAGCAACTCCGACAGCGATTGCATTTTAGCCATTTTTAGCGAATAGGTCGTCGCAGATTGAAGTTTTCCAGGTCGCACTTCGGACATCTTTCGTGGCCGTAGCGTTGCTGACCACTGAGTCATGCAAATCGGTAGGCATTCATCACATTTAAAAGGCACGTAGAGGAATAAATACTAATCTTTCCCCTTTTATCTGGCAATTCCAGATCTCTCATTCGTGGAACATTTATGTTTGCAATGCCACAAAGCGCTCATTGTTTTACATATCTACGTGCGTCCATCCGCCCTGGCCAACGTTGGTTATTTAATGCTTGCTTTCAACGTGAAGAGATTCGGCAGTGCCTCGCGCCCCATTTATCTATACGCGTTATAATCGCGCATTATTGTTAAAGGTTTTCTACTTCTCTTGCAATTTTAATGGTTATGCGAAACTTCTGCTGTCCCAATATCTCAATTGACAGGCTATAGGTCTTGTGACTTCATAATTCCTTTTTCGTACTAAAACTTAgatctcatcatcttggttTTCAGTCTCATCCCTACCAGCACTTACACTTATCGCATATTTAGTATGCCTCCCCTTGTCAATTATATAGGCAGCCAATCTGCACCCCAACGCCCTCTCTATTGGAAAGCCATCAACTTCACTCAAGACCAGATTGAGATTAGAAGGGAAAATGTATATTTCGCCTGAAGTAATCGAGATTGGCATGGCTAGGTAGGACAGGAGCTTTTGAAGAAATCAAAATTCGGCGTCGGCAGGCTCAATT
This portion of the Trichoderma atroviride chromosome 6, complete sequence genome encodes:
- a CDS encoding uncharacterized protein (EggNog:ENOG41) translates to MSSKPTLVFVPGAWHSPDTWGKVTAELEPQGYKTICITLPTTLSDPSKGIADDIDEARKAILAETSQGRDVVVVVHSYGGMVGPSAVKGLTKVTSERPGRVIGIAMMATGYCMTGIGFLEGIGGNPPPFWKADTEKGYATLIVDTRELFYHDLPEEEGNYWVGRLLNHSLKSLTDSGERVYSGWKDVPTRYLITTDDRTFPTEVQLGIAQHAKDQGGEVVVEQIHTSHSPMLSKPKETAEFIVRAVETFTK
- a CDS encoding uncharacterized protein (EggNog:ENOG41~TransMembrane:10 (i62-79o133-151i158-183o189-214i226-246o330-351i358-378o384-408i420-439o451-473i)) codes for the protein MSLKVAYEETTHSQPDSQDAGSSAGPTLKLSDRLADESYKLFSKVQVSDPTPEEARKIRNKCLWRILPFLCIGYHLMYVDKQTLGSSAILGILEDAHLNASQYNWLSSIFYFGYMVAEWPQNWALQRFPVGKWLAGNLIVWGGITLLHIPCNNFASLFVVRFLLGLSEACIVPAFLLSMSMFFTYQEQAIMMSVMWSIGNSSPITSGFLSYGVLWIKTGSFHPWKWLMVITGVLTIIFGILVYLFFPDSPLHAKFLTYEERAQAVLRIKENNSGIENKHFKKHQFIEAVKDPKTWLFALHALSQEMGNGINNQTSLIINSFGFTVFQTTLLSTVSGVIAFFTLSAAAITSYKTRNARAWISLVAYIPAVISSILLLALPWSNRWGLIVGVWLRYTTGVPYAVVMIWAANASAGHTKKTTVIALYHIGYGLGNIISPQLFEPRWKPRYKPTWIILLIFSAILPSIVIGILRVYLSRENKRRDKLEAENVVARNGFVETITTDGSKVVHEVDTNQLDLTDRENLKFRYVL
- a CDS encoding uncharacterized protein (EggNog:ENOG41~TransMembrane:8 (i197-214o226-245i321-346o366-388i409-430o436-457i469-489o501-525i)), with the translated sequence MSQIVGDRTLQDIENELDISIYPGTEVMTDVGSHHFIKSSNSKEAGRVLVPQPSDDPLDPLNWTLLWKWTTLLCVSFVSISQNLGPLANAPLFGLYMQEWNIDLADAVQTTAVTILVLGFSNLVWIPISTCFGRRPALIFSTLVCTVSSIWRVRATSYKSFLGASALNGFGAGPCESMMPQIIADVIFLHDRGKYQTLYFTIYFGSLAIGPIIAGSMAERFGWRSFWWFNTGLLIFTLFLNIGLLPETRFPRKSHAKTVSEPSEPADLPELKGSSVIDHSENASNEQPQDHWLSRGHPSLKQFSPWGSYHGNILQELWLPWYLLAFPIVEFAAFVVSFSASGFLLANLTQQQFFGAPPYNFSIEQVGFTNFAIFVGQMIGLFTSGPLSDWVANYFTKRNRGIREPEMRLITMLPYTLIMIIGLIVVGVGYSRLWSWQVIVIVGYTCLGMQVTSLPSIASTYAVDSYKPATGAIFVAITINKNLWGYGFGKFITPWTLEIGYLAPVMTLMALITFFCSFGILFWFLGKSLRGKTKESFLHQLDS
- a CDS encoding uncharacterized protein (EggNog:ENOG41~TransMembrane:9 (o20-41i48-69o75-100i112-132o216-237i244-264o270-294i306-325o337-359i)), yielding MVAEWPQNWALQRFPVGKWLAGNLIVWGGITLLHIPCNNFASLFVVRFLLGLSEACIVPAFLLSMSMFFTYQEQAIMMSVMWSIGNSSPITSGFLSYGVLWIKTGSFHPWKWLMVITGVLTIIFGILVYLFFPDSPLHAKFLTYEERAQAVLRIKENNSGIENKHFKKHQFIEAVKDPKTWLFALHALSQEMGNGINNQTSLIINSFGFTVFQTTLLSTVSGVIAFFTLSAAAITSYKTRNARAWISLVAYIPAVISSILLLALPWSNRWGLIVGVWLRYTTGVPYAVVMIWAANASAGHTKKTTVIALYHIGYGLGNIISPQLFEPRWKPRYKPTWIILLIFSAILPSIVIGILRVYLSRENKRRDKLEAENVVARNGFVETITTDGSKVVHEVDTNQLDLTDRENLKFRYVL